In a genomic window of Helianthus annuus cultivar XRQ/B chromosome 10, HanXRQr2.0-SUNRISE, whole genome shotgun sequence:
- the LOC110881849 gene encoding zinc finger MYM-type protein 1-like — MAVVVRFVNKFGVVRENFIGIVHVRDTASSTLKEAIDSLLANNQLSIKQVRGQGYDGASNMRGKFNGLKALILKDNPSAYYIHCFAHQLQLDMIRETKKARVEKEILEGETKMGKGLNQEVSLARAGDTRWGSHHRTIISLLRLFPEVVTVLQYVKEDGDCSQQRTNAKGILSYFKKLEFFFYMHLMGDVLSYTNALSKHLQQKGNDLLEAGNLINETKRALNALRENGFESMLEKVTSFCEKTTLR; from the exons ATGGCTGTAGTTGTTAGATTTGTTAATAAATTTGGGGTTGTTAGAGAAAATTTTATTGGAATTGTTCACGTGAGAGACACGGCTTCTTCAACTCTTAAAGAAGCCATTGATTCTTTATTAGCAAATAACCAGTTGAGCATAAAACAA GTAAGGGGACAAGGTTATGATGGTGCAAGCAACATGCGGGGAAAATTTAATGGGTTAAAAGCTCTGATTCTGAAAGATAACCCGTCGGCATATTACATCCATTGTTTTGCTCATCAACTTCAGTTG GATATGATAAGGGAGACAAAAAAAGCGAGAGTGGAAAAAGAAATACTTGAAGGTGAGACTAAGATGGGAAAAGGATTAAACCAAGAGGTTTCCCTAGCACGAGCCGGTGATACACGATGGGGTTCACATCATAGAACAATCATCAGTTTGCTTAGGTTGTTTCCGGAAGTTGTTACCGTACTTCAATATGTTAAAGAAGATGGAGATTGTAGTCAACAACGAACAAATGCAAAAGGTATTCTATCGTATTTTAAAAAacttgagttttttttttatatgcaCTTAATGGGAGATGTTTTAAGCTACACAAATGCTCTCTCAAAACATCTCCAACAAAAAGGTAATGATTTATTAGAAGCGGGCAACTTGATAAATGAAACAAAACGAGCATTAAATGCTTTAAGAGAAAATGGGTTTGAGTCGATGTTGGAAAAAGTTACTTCCTTTTGTGAAAAAACAACATTACGATAG